In a single window of the Cydia pomonella isolate Wapato2018A chromosome 2, ilCydPomo1, whole genome shotgun sequence genome:
- the LOC133533545 gene encoding uncharacterized protein LOC133533545 encodes MAATRLWTTGFLLHAAFILLSGASPETRCYWCGPLAEQVHRSRRSAPCGASDHITVCEPGYNYCAIVATSPPRVESRYCVKVYQDECYPVYCNSTKTWKMTCPCRGDLCNGPNTERENEAFALLPKLVAKTHNARIKKRTAYAAPHLIKHERKNRIISNDDAEIHNMSNLSSKEMNNVTHDNKLIVTENDASNIDGNMNQQSRNMQSDQPVNIIVEQHSEDNTQSTVANIDNMQTSTAVNNPLIEIEIHVSDPTEKPNAIKEDEPPCTDSPTTAESNKAGKITEAAKIEESSLATTAKSMLETDAAMKTTENMNTVESDTVKPTETVQQTAIDTKSTNKLHAEPPTSTTEIMPNDQTMNSIDHMQNDSPLVNPTDTVHIKTTELIKVDQPPTMDTVKATSGIPTAEALQQNGSPPVSKAPVLVTEKPTEPTTMEATTVPTILTTRESITIQTTTPAPRRKNNSVRITFSYTLIVLICSVNL; translated from the exons GGGCGTCTCCGGAGACCCGTTGCTACTGGTGCGGGCCGCTGGCAGAGCAGGTGCACCGCAGCCGGCGCTCGGCGCCCTGCGGCGCCTCCGACCACATCACCGTGTGCGAGCCCGGCTACAACTACTGTGCGATCGTCGCTACTTCACCAC CTCGAGTGGAGTCGCGATACTGCGTAAAGGTGTATCAGGATGAGTGTTACCCAGTCTATTGCAACTCGACCAAAACGTGGAAAATGACCTGTCCGTGCCGGGGCGACCTCTGCAATGGACCTAACACTGAGAGAGAGAACGAGGCCTTCGCTCTTCTCCCCAAATTAGTAGCTAAGACACACAATGCGCGGATCAAAAAAAGAACAGCTTATGCAGCACCACATTTAATAAAGCATGAAAGGAAGAACCGAATAATCAGCAACGATGACGCAGAAATTCACAATATGTCTAACCTTAGTTCAAAGGAGATGAATAACGTGACGCACGATAATAAACTTATTGTAACTGAAAATGATGCATCTAACATTGATGGTAATATGAATCAGCAATCCAGAAATATGCAGTCAGATCAACCAGTCAATATAATAGTCGAACAGCACAGTGAAGACAATACTCAAAGTACTGTTGCTAATATAGACAATATGCAGACATCGACTGCTGTCAATAATCCACTTATCGAAATTGAGATTCATGTCAGTGATCCAACAGAAAAACCGAATGCCATAAAAGAAGACGAGCCACCTTGCACCGACTCTCCAACTACGGCAGAATCCAACAAAGCAGGCAAAATTACAGAAGCTGCAAAAATTGAGGAATCGTCTCTGGCTACTACAGCTAAAAGCATGTTAGAGACTGATGCTGCTATGAAAACCACAGAAAATATGAATACCGTTGAAAGCGATACGGTCAAACCAACAGAAACTGTTCAACAGACTGCTATAGACACAAAATCCACAAACAAACTACATGCTGAACCACCGACGAGCACAACCGAAATCATGCCAAACGATCAAACCATGAATTCTATTGATCATATGCAAAATGATTCTCCACTTGTAAACCCAACAGACACCGTTCACATAAAAACTACAGAATTAATTAAAGTAGATCAACCGCCAACTATGGACACAGTGAAAGCAACTAGTGGTATTCCTACAGCAGAAGCTCTTCAACAAAACGGGAGCCCTCCTGTGTCTAAAGCTCCTGTTCTAGTTACAGAAAAACCTACTGAACCTACAACTATGGAAGCCACAACAGTCCCCACCATTTTGACCACTAGGGAGTCAATAACAATACAGACAACTACACCAGCACCTCGTCGTAAAAACAACTCAGTACGAATAACATTTAGTTACACGCTAATAGTTCTTATTTGCTCAGTAAATTTGTag
- the LOC133533481 gene encoding coiled-coil domain-containing protein 174 isoform X2, with amino-acid sequence MNDKGSKKISFNKSSLLSLRAELLKKQEEVHEKKHLPQYRVENYKPPVAKTSSKNYKDQEKRTFKDNLKAVDTEELEACRKAKQALEKKAELYEHLADSSGNSELSGRFLVDFQSKKLQEAEEELSPPPENDVYQSVDDDDNEWTEFTDCLGRTRKCHKSDLELYVKRDQELMRAMAREQEDTRDETPQNEVPLVEKPLLVQKTNDYLQSLREKWDQKERELLAKDKDIHYQDLLFDEARIHGVGYFSFSTDEAERRKQMEALKRERAETLAAQQEAERRRARRDQLLAARVAAARARQRARAGLPPEEPNKEEEKDFTTCLLQFLTQQKDEAEAAAKEKEKKLKEEQEKERQKLREAYVREWDIGKDGVEGKLKKFREMTQEEYVEQQRAKRIDEFAPIQGSSKDKSNYFFDDKGNMVSSDGSPSSNSCSDKIPKVKTPPPPTWSDVRPIANASPPPNISDLEPEQKGLYFTSKKSKPKYNVQYKNFVKTSEPSPIQNEISDEEVDERQKDTEKRRHDSYHAQVAPPPTYDYYGPVPKKAKNHKPFESDIREAYAQGSKSLEPKSSRERIPPNYDFTFD; translated from the exons TTATTGAGTTTGAGGGCAGAATTATTAAAGAAACAGGAAGAGGTACATGAGAAAAAACATTTGCCACAGTATCGAGTTGAAAACTATAAACCTCCAGTTGCCAAGACTAGCAGCAAAAATTATAAAGATCAGGAGAAAAGGACCTTTAAGGATAATCTTAAAGCAGTTGACACTGAAGAACTTGAAGCATGTAGAAAAGCTAA ACAGGCGTTAGAAAAGAAGGCAGAGTTGTATGAGCACTTGGCGGACAGTTCTGGGAATTCAGAGTTGAGTGGTAGATTTCTGGTGGACTTCCAGTCCAAAAAGCTGCAGGAGGCGGAAGAAGAGCTCAGTCCACCGCCCGAGAATGATGTGTATCAGAGTGTTGACGACGATGACAATGAATG GACCGAATTCACAGACTGTCTGGGCAGAACACGCAAGTGTCACAAGTCCGACCTGGAGCTGTATGTCAAGCGCGACCAGGAACTCATGCGCGCCATGGCCAGGGAACAGGAAGACACGAGGGATGAAACACCTCAGAAT GAAGTTCCTCTAGTTGAGAAACCTCTATTGGTGCAAAAAACGAATGACTATTTGCAGTCTTTGCGTGAAAAATGGGACCAGAAGGAACGAGAACTACTCGCTAAAGACAAGGATATACATTACCAAGACTTGCTCTTCGATG AGGCCCGCATCCACGGCGTCGGCTACTTCTCGTTCAGCACCGACGAGGCCGAGCGGCGCAAGCAGATGGAGGCGTTGAAGCGGGAGCGCGCGGAGACGCTGGCGGCGCAGCAGGAGGCggagcggcggcgcgcgcggcgcgacCAGCTGCTGGCCGCGCGCGTGGCCGCCGCCAGGGCCCGCCagcgcgcccgcgccggcctGCCGCCCGAGGAACCCAACAAAG AGGAAGAAAAAGACTTCACAACATGTCTCTTACAATTTTTGACGCAACAAAAGGATGAAGCTGAAGCAGCTGCGAAAGAAAAAGAGAAGAAGCTTAAAGAAGAACAAGAGAAAGAAAGACAAAAGTTGCGAGAGGCTTACGTCAGAGAATGGGACATTGGTAAAGACGGTGTTGAAGGAAAACTAAAGAAATTCAGGGAAATGACGCAAGAAGAGTATGTTGAGCAGCAAAGAGCTAAAAGGATAGACGAATTCGCTCCCATACAAGGCTCTAGTAAAGACAAGTCAAACTATTTCTTTGATGATAAAGGTAACATGGTATCTTCTGATGGGTCTCCATCTTCGAATTCATGTTCAGATAAAATACCCAAAGTAAAAACTCCCCCGCCACCCACGTGGTCAGATGTAAGGCCCATAGCAAATGCTTCCCCACCTCCTAATATAAGCGATTTAGAACCTGAACAAAAAGGTTTATATTTTACGAGCAAGAAAtctaaacctaaatataatgTGCAGTATAAAAACTTCGTAAAAACCAGTGAACCAAgtcctatacaaaatgaaattaGTGACGAAGAAGTTGATGAACGACAAAAAGACACGGAGAAAAGAAGACATGATTCCTATCATGCGCAAGTAGCTCCGCCTCCAACATATGATTACTATGGACCTGTGCCTAAAAAAGCTAAGAATCACAAACCATTCGAATCTGATATTAGAGAAGCATATGCTCAGGGATCCAAAAGTTTGGAACCTAAGTCAAGCAGAGAACGTATACCTCCCAATTATGACTTCACATTTgattga
- the LOC133533481 gene encoding coiled-coil domain-containing protein 174 isoform X1 has protein sequence MNDKGSKKISFNKSSIFVELRKERTAQQLLTQLLSLRAELLKKQEEVHEKKHLPQYRVENYKPPVAKTSSKNYKDQEKRTFKDNLKAVDTEELEACRKAKQALEKKAELYEHLADSSGNSELSGRFLVDFQSKKLQEAEEELSPPPENDVYQSVDDDDNEWTEFTDCLGRTRKCHKSDLELYVKRDQELMRAMAREQEDTRDETPQNEVPLVEKPLLVQKTNDYLQSLREKWDQKERELLAKDKDIHYQDLLFDEARIHGVGYFSFSTDEAERRKQMEALKRERAETLAAQQEAERRRARRDQLLAARVAAARARQRARAGLPPEEPNKEEEKDFTTCLLQFLTQQKDEAEAAAKEKEKKLKEEQEKERQKLREAYVREWDIGKDGVEGKLKKFREMTQEEYVEQQRAKRIDEFAPIQGSSKDKSNYFFDDKGNMVSSDGSPSSNSCSDKIPKVKTPPPPTWSDVRPIANASPPPNISDLEPEQKGLYFTSKKSKPKYNVQYKNFVKTSEPSPIQNEISDEEVDERQKDTEKRRHDSYHAQVAPPPTYDYYGPVPKKAKNHKPFESDIREAYAQGSKSLEPKSSRERIPPNYDFTFD, from the exons aTTTTTGTTGAACTAAGAAAAGAGCGCACAGCACAGCAGCTCTTAACACAG TTATTGAGTTTGAGGGCAGAATTATTAAAGAAACAGGAAGAGGTACATGAGAAAAAACATTTGCCACAGTATCGAGTTGAAAACTATAAACCTCCAGTTGCCAAGACTAGCAGCAAAAATTATAAAGATCAGGAGAAAAGGACCTTTAAGGATAATCTTAAAGCAGTTGACACTGAAGAACTTGAAGCATGTAGAAAAGCTAA ACAGGCGTTAGAAAAGAAGGCAGAGTTGTATGAGCACTTGGCGGACAGTTCTGGGAATTCAGAGTTGAGTGGTAGATTTCTGGTGGACTTCCAGTCCAAAAAGCTGCAGGAGGCGGAAGAAGAGCTCAGTCCACCGCCCGAGAATGATGTGTATCAGAGTGTTGACGACGATGACAATGAATG GACCGAATTCACAGACTGTCTGGGCAGAACACGCAAGTGTCACAAGTCCGACCTGGAGCTGTATGTCAAGCGCGACCAGGAACTCATGCGCGCCATGGCCAGGGAACAGGAAGACACGAGGGATGAAACACCTCAGAAT GAAGTTCCTCTAGTTGAGAAACCTCTATTGGTGCAAAAAACGAATGACTATTTGCAGTCTTTGCGTGAAAAATGGGACCAGAAGGAACGAGAACTACTCGCTAAAGACAAGGATATACATTACCAAGACTTGCTCTTCGATG AGGCCCGCATCCACGGCGTCGGCTACTTCTCGTTCAGCACCGACGAGGCCGAGCGGCGCAAGCAGATGGAGGCGTTGAAGCGGGAGCGCGCGGAGACGCTGGCGGCGCAGCAGGAGGCggagcggcggcgcgcgcggcgcgacCAGCTGCTGGCCGCGCGCGTGGCCGCCGCCAGGGCCCGCCagcgcgcccgcgccggcctGCCGCCCGAGGAACCCAACAAAG AGGAAGAAAAAGACTTCACAACATGTCTCTTACAATTTTTGACGCAACAAAAGGATGAAGCTGAAGCAGCTGCGAAAGAAAAAGAGAAGAAGCTTAAAGAAGAACAAGAGAAAGAAAGACAAAAGTTGCGAGAGGCTTACGTCAGAGAATGGGACATTGGTAAAGACGGTGTTGAAGGAAAACTAAAGAAATTCAGGGAAATGACGCAAGAAGAGTATGTTGAGCAGCAAAGAGCTAAAAGGATAGACGAATTCGCTCCCATACAAGGCTCTAGTAAAGACAAGTCAAACTATTTCTTTGATGATAAAGGTAACATGGTATCTTCTGATGGGTCTCCATCTTCGAATTCATGTTCAGATAAAATACCCAAAGTAAAAACTCCCCCGCCACCCACGTGGTCAGATGTAAGGCCCATAGCAAATGCTTCCCCACCTCCTAATATAAGCGATTTAGAACCTGAACAAAAAGGTTTATATTTTACGAGCAAGAAAtctaaacctaaatataatgTGCAGTATAAAAACTTCGTAAAAACCAGTGAACCAAgtcctatacaaaatgaaattaGTGACGAAGAAGTTGATGAACGACAAAAAGACACGGAGAAAAGAAGACATGATTCCTATCATGCGCAAGTAGCTCCGCCTCCAACATATGATTACTATGGACCTGTGCCTAAAAAAGCTAAGAATCACAAACCATTCGAATCTGATATTAGAGAAGCATATGCTCAGGGATCCAAAAGTTTGGAACCTAAGTCAAGCAGAGAACGTATACCTCCCAATTATGACTTCACATTTgattga